The DNA sequence GGTAGAAGGACTGCTTGAATATTGGGCAAAACGCCTCCTTGGGCAATGGTGACCCCCGACAGAAGCTTGTTGAGTTCTTCATCGTTTCTAATGGCAAGCTGAAGGTGACGAGGAATGATAcgagtttttttgttatctcgTGCAGCATTACCAGCAAGCTCAAGGACCTCGGCAGCCAAATACTCCATCACCGCTGCAAGGTAAACGGGTGCGCCTGCACCAACTCTCTCCGCATAGTTGCCCTTTCTCAGAAGACGGTGGATCCTTCCCACTGGGAATTG is a window from the Artemia franciscana chromosome 17, ASM3288406v1, whole genome shotgun sequence genome containing:
- the LOC136037563 gene encoding histone H2A, whose product is MSGRGKGGKVKGKAKSRSNRAGLQFPVGRIHRLLRKGNYAERVGAGAPVYLAAVMEYLAAEVLELAGNAARDNKKTRIIPRHLQLAIRNDEELNKLLSGVTIAQGGVLPNIQAVLLPKKTEKPAKA